The window AAATGAAGACCTCAAGTTTCCAAAAAAAGGCTGCTAATTTTGGAAATTAAATTAATAGTAGTTCAGTTCACATGTTCGAAATAGTGGGAAGAGAGCAATCACATCATTGCTAAGATGCTAAGTGATTATTGTATATGATGCTATGGATATACATAAGTAGATGCTATGTATCTATACTAAAATAACAAAAGAGTCTCTTAAGCGCTACACGTGAAAAATGCATGGTCCTGCTACACACTATGTGATGAGTGCATTCAGGGGAATGCAATCACTTTGCCCCTAATACGACAAACACGTAAGCAGCCAGGTGGCATAGTGGAGTGATGGGCGTATTGCTGACGTTAGTAACGAAGTGTGTAACATGAGATGCCTTCAATTAGAATTCTCTTCGACTCAATATTCACTTCATTGGTTATCTGTGCAGTGATGTCATCCCAAGATTCCATTGGCACAGTGCTAAAGTGCATGCAGAATGGGGCAGTGGACTTCCTCGTGAAGCCAGTTAGGAAGAATGAGTTGCGTAACTTATGGCAACATGTGTGGAGGCGGCACTCGGTAAGTCCTCATTCAGGAAGTCTTTCCGAATGTTTTCTTTTGCAGCCTGTGTGTTATGGGGAATGAATGATGGGGTAGCCTTCATCAATTGTACTATTTGTCCTACATCTGCTAGTCATTTCTGGATACTTTTTTAATGCATTTTCCTTGAAAATATTATCAACTGTATAATGTGCACTGATTTTGGTTGTGCAAGATTACGAGTGCTATATTGTTGATGCAGTTGTATAAGCTTTTAGCAAATAGGAATATTTTTGTTTATCCTAGCTTTCTGAGGTGTAATTACTAATTAGGCCTTGCACATTCCATTTCAGATGAACAGCCAATTAAATGCATCAGAAAACAATGCAGCCAGCAACCATATAAGTGTGAATTCTGGTACCGGGTCAAAGACAGGAGAAAACAGCGATGAGGAAAGTGATGCTCAGGTGAGCAACTGAGCTGGCTTATACCTTATTTGTCTAACTGATATCAAAGTATGAGTAGAGTGGTATCACTCCTAACTCAGGTTGATAATGCTAAGCAAGTGAAATTGAAACCTGAAGCAAACAAAGACACTGTTTTTTCTATGTCTTTTTGTTCTTGTCACTACCAGTTAACTGTAGCCATCACTTTTTACTGAAACCTTAGTTTATCATAACTGATTTTTAAAATTCTGGTTACTCTTTTTAATTATTGGCGTTCTTCTGCACCTAAAATCCTATGGACACTCTTCTGACATGATTATCAGAGCTCTGGAAGCAAAAGGGAGACTGACATTCAGAGTGTTGAGAAATTACCGGAGATTGTGGCACATAATGGAGCAAGCTCATGCAGAGAACTAAAAATACAGAATGGGCCTTTTGATAGAATGAACACAAAGGCACTTGCATTAAAGGGCACTGATGGTATGAAACCTAAATATGCTTCTCTGTTATTTGATGTTCTTGTGCTCGGTTTATTGGCCATCTAGTGTGTAAATTGCACATCTAATAAGTGTGATTTTACCTGGTGTTGTGTAGATGCTCCAAGTGGAAATGCATGTGGCACCAGTAAGCAGCAAGTGTTTTCAGCTGAGAAGAATGTGTGTTCCAAGTATCTTCATGGCATTACTTCTGCAAAGGTTGCTGGACAGATAATGGACAACGCCATGAGGATTGCTGATGCAAGTTCATGTCGTCCAAGTGATCCTGGCAAAGATCTTATGGCTACTGGCCAACCAACAACTAGCAAAAAATGCAAATCTCCAGTCACAAAGAATAACGCTGTCAAGCCTGTCATGGAAAATACCCTTCATGAAAATTCAAAGGGTGCTGCGATCGGCCATCCCCAGCCTTGCCCCTCTCACTTGCTGGATGTCAACTTAGGAAAGCAACAGCGTTCTGATGGTCATGTGAACCAAGAACTGAGGGATAAGGATAATTTTAATCACTCAAATTCTTCAGCCTTTTCAAGGTACTTACATGTTCATTATTTTAAATTTTGATCCAAATAATTTTGGCTTGGAATGGTCATTTATTTCATTGAGAACACTGTTTTCATATTTTAGACCCTGAGGTTGATATTAGCAATTGCTTGCACATATACCCTGTGCAATTCTGATTAGCGCTCTATTATGCATGCTCTCACATGCTTTGCAACATGACAGGTATGGTAATAAAAGAATAGAGCCATCAGCTAAGCAACTGTCTCTTCCCTCCGTCCACTTAACTTATCAAGAATCTGTTTATGACAAGAATGTTCAATCTAGTGGGGCTTTGCCCTCGCATGAACACCATACATGCAAGATTACAATGCAAGCTCAGGCTCCTTTGGACAGTTGCACAGTGGGTCCTGCCATCCCGTCTTCAAGCAGTGCAAGAGAAGATGCTGGCACAATCAGTTCCTCCCCTAGAAAGGACAATTTCGGTCATCCTCCTTATGGCTTTATACCTGTTCCAATTTCTGTCGCTGCTGCTATACCGTACCAGTACAGTGCAATTATGCCTCCGATATACTACACACAGCCTCCTTTTATGCAATGCGATCCATCTGGCATCAACCAGATGGGAATTCAGCATGCATATCATTCTAGTTACCATCAAAATCTTGGTAAACCATCAGAGATTGATGAACACAGACAGCTAGAAGAAAACCAGCGGTTGCATCATTCAAAACAAATTCTCCAAGAATCAGGAGAACCTATTGACTTGTTGAGAGCTCATGCAGAGCGCAATAACCAGAGTGCTAGTTGTAGCCAGGATATCCGTGGATGGACTGTGAGCGGTGAAACTGATACAAACACCAACGCAATAATTGCCCCAGAAAGCGGCAACGAGAGTGGCATCCAGAACTTCGGTTACAATGGACTGGATAGTGATCGGTCTCGTCGTGAAGCTGCCTTGATGAAATTCCGCATGAAAAGGAAAGATAGATGCTTCGAGAAGAAGGTATTCTATTTGTCAAACCTAAATATTCTGCAAATTCACAAATCATGCATGCGCACTTATATATTCTTTTTCACAAACACTTGGTTTTTCTTACAGTTATTCCCTTTTATCTGTTTACCTTTCGCTCTACAGGTCAGATATCACAGCAGGAAGAAGCTTGCAGAGCAAAGACCAAGAATCAAGGGGCAGTTTGTTAGCCAAAAACTCAAGTCAGCTACAACAACGGAAGATGCAGAAACAGATTAGTGACGTTGTTAATCCATGACTGTCCTTTTGATACTTCGCTTCCCAGAGGGGAATTTAAAGTAACTGGTAAGAGTGAAAGGCTGGCAAAAGTTTTCCTTCCAGGGTTAGCCTTTTGTACAAGTGTTCCGTGTACTTCTTTGTCGGTTGTTTATTGACATGGTTTGCCTGTAAAGAGTGTCGAATTGAAAATCCT is drawn from Triticum dicoccoides isolate Atlit2015 ecotype Zavitan chromosome 4A, WEW_v2.0, whole genome shotgun sequence and contains these coding sequences:
- the LOC119286335 gene encoding two-component response regulator-like APRR3 codes for the protein MSPDADAGEPAAAAAGPGGGAARGVIRWDEILPRRSLRVLLVEHDDSTRQVVTALLRKCGYRVAAVADGMKAWEVMRGRAYAFDLVLTEVNMPTLSGIDLLSRIVAADECKNIPVIMMSSQDSIGTVLKCMQNGAVDFLVKPVRKNELRNLWQHVWRRHSMNSQLNASENNAASNHISVNSGTGSKTGENSDEESDAQSSGSKRETDIQSVEKLPEIVAHNGASSCRELKIQNGPFDRMNTKALALKGTDDAPSGNACGTSKQQVFSAEKNVCSKYLHGITSAKVAGQIMDNAMRIADASSCRPSDPGKDLMATGQPTTSKKCKSPVTKNNAVKPVMENTLHENSKGAAIGHPQPCPSHLLDVNLGKQQRSDGHVNQELRDKDNFNHSNSSAFSRYGNKRIEPSAKQLSLPSVHLTYQESVYDKNVQSSGALPSHEHHTCKITMQAQAPLDSCTVGPAIPSSSSAREDAGTISSSPRKDNFGHPPYGFIPVPISVAAAIPYQYSAIMPPIYYTQPPFMQCDPSGINQMGIQHAYHSSYHQNLGKPSEIDEHRQLEENQRLHHSKQILQESGEPIDLLRAHAERNNQSASCSQDIRGWTVSGETDTNTNAIIAPESGNESGIQNFGYNGLDSDRSRREAALMKFRMKRKDRCFEKKVRYHSRKKLAEQRPRIKGQFVSQKLKSATTTEDAETD